One window of the Trifolium pratense cultivar HEN17-A07 linkage group LG2, ARS_RC_1.1, whole genome shotgun sequence genome contains the following:
- the LOC123904205 gene encoding PKS-NRPS hybrid synthetase cheA-like, with protein MSYLGDTSQILVDTTDVFTTHQKFATPNDVVKWTRDVGDANKVGIIITRSDKKNGIKGRNDKLILGCDKGGKYDSSESSTTTASKKCNCPFKIRVAPSTDGSGWKVQVIHGVHNHGLPDQYHGHTRKARLTADENKRVQDLTKRKVEPRHIVLYLKDQNPESVVDATLVYRKRHMMQIQERGSRTELQHLLQLLDDAKYVSWNRRKDDGSDVLNDICWAHPDSIKLLNLFPIVLVMDCTYKTNKYRQPLLEITGITSTNMTFAVGFAYMESEKMDNYHWALGKLKELITKQDIFPRVILTDREFALMNAIKDIFPHTTNMFCTWHIIKNVNARCTMHIPKDMRQKVKNLWRDIVESPDEVEYQQRLNAFQQACVNSSKFVEYVNNTWLASHKEHFVEAWTNRVMHLGNTTTNRVESAHWKLKQMLEHSKEDLCKSLEGMNDNIRLEVDKIKKFFQKSFYYAEKTHSSPFFQYLRNFVSRAAMTLISDEMKRIDIVGTDKNLCGCKLRSSCELPCACELSGYTTSGVPILLDSVHGH; from the exons ATGTCTTATCTCGGCGATACAAGTCAAATATTGGTAGATACTACGGATGTTTTTACAACTCATCAAAAATTTGCTACCCCAAATGATGTTGTCAAATGGACTCGagatgttggagatgccaatAAAGTCGGTATTATCATTACTCGGTCGGATAAAAAGAACGGAATAAAAGGAAGAAATGACAAGTTGATTTTGGGTTGTGACAAAGGTGGAAAGTATGACTCTTCAGAAAGTTCCACGACAACTGCATCGAAAAAGTGTAActgtccatttaaaattagagTTGCACCTTCAACAGATGGTTCAGGATGGAAAGTTCAGGTTATTCATGGAGTTCACAACCACGGGCTACCTGACCAATATCATGGTCATACTCGCAAGGCACGTTTAACCGCTGATGAAAACAAACGTGTTCAAGATTTGACAAAGCGTAAAGTAGAACCAAGACAcattgttttatatttgaaagATCAAAATCCAGAGTCTGTTGTTGATGCCACACTTGTATATAGGAAAAGACACATGATGCAAATACAGGAAAGAGGCTCCAGAACAGAGCTGCAACACTTGCTGCAGTTGTTAGATGATGCAAAATATGTCAGCTGGAATAGAAGAAAAGATGATGGCTCCGATGTTTTGAATGATATTTGTTGGGCGCATCCAGATTCAATCAAGTTGTTGAACTTGTTTCCCATTGTTTTGGTTATGGACTGCACatacaaaactaataaatatagaCAGCCACTGCTTGAAATTACTGGCATAACGTCCACTAACATGACATTTGCAGTTGGATTTGCTTACATGGAATCTGAGAAGATGGACAATTATCATTGGGCGTTAGGTAAGTTGAAGGAATTGATTACTAAGCAAGATATATTTCCTAGAGTAATTTTGACTGATAGGGAGTTTGCTTTGATGAATgcaattaaagatatatttcCACATACTACTAATATGTTTTGTACGTGGCACATAATCAAAAATGTGAATGCGAGATGCACCATGCATATACCTAAGGATATGCGACAGAAGGTGAAAAATTTGTGGAGAGATATTGTTGAAAGTCCGGATGAGGTGGAGTATCAGCAGCGGTTGAATGCGTTTCAGCAAGCATGTGTTAATTCAAGCAAGTTTGTCGAATATGTCAATAACACCTGGTTGGCCTCTCACAAAGAACACTTTGTTGAAGCATGGACCAATCGAGTGATGCATTTAGGAAACACAACGACTAatag AGTTGAGTCTGCACATTGGAAACTGAAGCAAATGTTGGAACACAGCAAAGAAGACTTATGCAAGTCTTTGGAAGGCATGAATGACAACATAAGACTAGAAGTTGACAAAATTAAGAAGTTTTTTCAAAAGAGTTTTTACTATGCAGAGAAGACACACAGCAgtccattttttcaatatttgagaAACTTTGTCTCCAGGGCCGCTATGACACTAATTTCTGATGAGATGAAGAGAATTGACATTGTTGGAACAGATAAAAACTTGTGTGGTTGCAAACTTAGGTCATCATGTGAGTTACCTTGTGCTTGTGAATTGAGTGGATATACAACCAGCGGTGTACCGATACTATTAGATTCAGTTCACGGTCACTGA
- the LOC123904206 gene encoding uncharacterized protein LOC123904206, whose product MMITLFFVMCLVTSSTTANTFDDMHDLELERQLNLINKSPVKSIQTMSGYIVDCVDINDQPAFSHPLLKKHKLQRKPSFEKQNSETSVNISSTKPIQMLEKVNCPKETVPIRRITKDDLNRGKSVFNDHILAQNNIHTYYAELFAIAPSGPYYGVSGTTSIYNPKVIDGQTSGSHIYVENGKGDGNNKITVGWHVSPQLYKNDATHFYSTWTSENYKNGCYNMLCPGFVQTSRAYYLGSRIANTSSTSSKTKVEMPISLSQDQTSKNWWLLVQDTPIGYFPAHLFSNLAAANTVGWGGLAATPTGTSPPMGSGLFPDKTYIRACYFRYISFQDKNRKKVEPEKFMTRKTLNAPAKCYAIDYYAYDGKEARYALEFGGPGGYCGN is encoded by the exons ATGATGATTACATTGTTTTTTGTTATGTGTTTGGTGACAAGTAGTACTACTGCTAACACATTTGATGACATGCATGATTTGGAGTTGGAGAGACAACTAAATCTCATTAACAAATCTCCTGTCAAGAGTATTCAA ACAATGTCAGGATACATAGTTGATTGTGTTGATATCAATGATCAACCTGCTTTTAGTCATCCTTTGCTAAAGAAACATAAATTACAG AGAAAACCAAGTTTTGAAAAGCAGAATAGTGAAACAAGTGTAAATATTTCATCAACCAAACCCATTCAGATGCTTGAGAAAGTTAATTGTCCAAAAGAAACCGTTCCAATTCGAAGGATAACCAAAGATGATCTTAATCGAGGAAAATCTGTATTCAATGACCATATCTTAGCTCAAAACAACATCCATACTTAT TATGCTGAATTGTTTGCAATAGCTCCGAGTGGTCCTTACTATGGAGTTAGTGGAACTACTAGTATTTATAATCCAAAAGTTATCGACGGCCAAACAAGTGGAAGtcatatatatgttgaaaatgGAAAGGGAGATGGTAACAATAAAATTACTGTTGGATGGCAT GTATCTCCCCAATTATACAAAAATGATGCAACTCATTTCTACTCAACATGGACG TCAGAAAATTACAAGAATGGATGCTACAATATGTTGTGCCCAGGTTTTGTTCAGACCAGCCGTGCATATTATCTTGGTTCACGCATAGCAAATACATCATCAACCTCTAGTAAAACAAAAGTTGAGATGCCCATTTCTCTTTCACAG GATCAAACAAGCAAAAATTGGTGGTTGTTGGTGCAAGACACACCAATTGGATATTTTCCGGCACATTTATTCTCCAACTTGGCAGCAGCTAATACAGTGGGATGGGGTGGATTAGCAGCAACTCCTACGGGTACTAGTCCTCCAATGGGATCTGGACTTTTTCCAGATAAAACTTACATTCGTGCTTGTTATTTTAGGTATATTTCATTTCaagacaaaaatagaaaaaaggtTGAACCTGAGAAATTTATGACACGAAAGACCCTTAATGCCCCTGCTAAATGTTATGCAATTGATTACTATGCATATGATGGAAAGGAAGCTAGATATGCTCTTGAATTTGGCGGACCTGGTGGTTATTGTGGCAATTAA
- the LOC123904207 gene encoding uncharacterized protein LOC123904207, whose translation MTVADRRSTAANHRQPPCRSPEVAGKSPSAAVRRRSSAVPAAGDPALTAATTANTFDDMHDLELERQLNLINKSPVKSIQTISGYIVDCVDINNQPAFSHPLLTKHKLQRKPSFEKQNSETSVNISSTKPIHVLEKVNCPKETVPIRRITKDDLNREKSIFNDHFLTQNNIHTYVSFYAELFAIALDGPYYGVSGTTSIYNPKVVDGQTSGSHIYVENGKGDGNNKITVGWHVSPQLYKNGATHFYSTWTSQNYKNGCYNMLCPGFVQTNRAYYLGSSISNTSSTSSRTKVEMPISLLQVISLLQI comes from the exons ATGACGGTGGCCGACCGCCGGAGCACCGCCGCCAACCACCGTCAACCACCGTGCCGGTCTCCGGAAGTTGCCGGAAAATCGCCGTCCGCCGCCGTACGTCGCCGGAGCTCTGCCGTACCGGCCGCCGGTGATCCGGCGTTGACCGCCGC TACTACTGCTAACACATTTGATGACATGCATGATTTGGAGTTGGAGAGACAACTAAATCTCATTAACAAATCTCCTGTCAAGAGTATTCAA ACAATTTCAGGATACATAGTTGATTGTGTTGATATTAATAATCAACCAGCTTTTAGTCATCCTTTGCTAACGAAACATAAATTACAG AGAAAACCAAGTTTTGAAAAGCAGAATAGTGAAACAAGTGTAAATATTTCGTCAACCAAACCCATTCACGTGCTTGAGAAAGTTAATTGTCCAAAAGAAACCGTGCCAATTCGAAGGATAACCAAAGATGATCTTAATCGAGAAAAATCCATATTCAATGACCATTTCTTAACTCAAAATAACATCCATACTTATGTAAGTTTT TATGCTGAATTGTTTGCAATAGCTCTGGATGGTCCTTACTATGGAGTTAGTGGAACTACTAGTATTTATAATCCAAAAGTTGTCGACGGCCAAACAAGTGGAAGtcatatatatgttgaaaatgGAAAGGGAGATGGTAACAATAAAATTACTGTTGGATGGCAT GTATCTCCGCAATTATACAAAAATGGTGCAACTCATTTCTACTCAACATGGACG TCACAAAATTACAAGAATGGATGCTACAATATGTTGTGCCCAGGTTTTGTTCAGACCAACCGTGCATATTACCTTGGTTCAAGCATATCAAATACATCATCAACCTCTAGTAGAACCAAAGTTGAGATGCCCATTTCTCTTTTACAGGTCATCTCTTTacttcaaatttaa